A DNA window from Stutzerimonas stutzeri contains the following coding sequences:
- the nirD gene encoding nitrite reductase small subunit NirD, whose protein sequence is MNWLDICALDEINPLGSRIIAGPKGDIAIFRTSDDQVFALDDRCPHKGGPLSQGIVYGKQVACPLHNWQIDLQSGEALAPDVGCAHRHEARVENGRVQLSLNTRKECAA, encoded by the coding sequence ATGAACTGGCTCGATATCTGCGCACTGGATGAAATCAACCCGCTCGGCTCGCGCATCATCGCCGGCCCCAAGGGCGACATCGCGATCTTCCGCACCTCGGACGATCAGGTCTTTGCGCTCGACGACCGCTGCCCACACAAGGGCGGTCCGCTGTCGCAGGGGATCGTCTACGGCAAGCAGGTCGCCTGCCCGCTGCACAACTGGCAGATCGACCTGCAAAGCGGCGAAGCACTGGCGCCCGACGTCGGCTGCGCCCATCGCCACGAGGCGCGTGTCGAGAATGGTCGCGTGCAGCTTTCGCTGAATACACGCAAAGAATGTGCGGCTTAG
- a CDS encoding nitrate/nitrite transporter, giving the protein MSTSFWKAGHTPTLFASFLYFDLSFMVWYVLGPLGVQIAADLGLTTQQRAFMVATPILAGAVLRLVLGILADRTSPKTAGLFGQVVVIVALFVAWLHGIHSYEQALLLGLFLGMAGASFAVALPLASQWYPAEHQGKAMGIAGAGNSGTVLAALFAPVLAAIFGWNNVFGLALIPLVLTLIIFASVAKNAPNRPAPKSLADYMKALGDRDSWWFMFFYSVTFGGFLGLASTLPGYFHDQYAFDPVKAGYYTAACVFAGSLLRPLGGALADRIGGIRALLVMYTVAAFCIAAVGFNLPSSTAALALFVVAMLSLGAGNGAVFQLVPQRFNKEIGVMTGLVGMAGGIGGFLLTAGLGAVKQSTGDYQLGLWLFASLGVLAWFGLYGVKRRWRTTWGSAAVTAARV; this is encoded by the coding sequence ATGAGCACGAGTTTCTGGAAAGCCGGCCACACGCCGACCCTGTTTGCCTCCTTCCTCTACTTCGACCTGAGCTTCATGGTCTGGTACGTCCTTGGCCCGCTGGGCGTGCAGATTGCCGCCGATCTCGGCCTGACCACCCAGCAGCGCGCCTTCATGGTGGCCACGCCGATTCTTGCCGGCGCGGTATTACGCCTAGTGCTGGGCATCCTGGCTGATCGCACCTCACCGAAAACCGCTGGCCTGTTCGGCCAGGTCGTGGTGATCGTTGCGCTGTTCGTCGCCTGGCTGCATGGCATCCACAGCTATGAGCAGGCTTTGCTGCTCGGGCTGTTCCTCGGCATGGCCGGCGCATCCTTTGCCGTGGCACTGCCGCTGGCCTCGCAGTGGTATCCGGCCGAGCATCAGGGCAAAGCCATGGGCATTGCCGGCGCTGGCAACTCCGGCACCGTGCTGGCCGCCCTGTTCGCGCCGGTACTGGCGGCCATCTTCGGCTGGAACAACGTGTTCGGCTTGGCGCTAATTCCACTGGTGCTCACGCTGATCATCTTCGCCAGTGTGGCGAAGAATGCGCCCAACCGCCCTGCGCCAAAGTCGCTGGCCGACTACATGAAGGCGCTGGGCGACCGCGACAGCTGGTGGTTCATGTTCTTCTATAGCGTGACCTTTGGCGGCTTCCTCGGCCTCGCCAGCACCCTGCCCGGCTATTTCCATGACCAGTACGCCTTTGACCCGGTCAAGGCTGGCTACTACACCGCTGCCTGCGTCTTCGCCGGCAGCCTGCTGCGCCCACTCGGCGGCGCGCTGGCCGACCGCATCGGCGGTATCAGGGCGCTATTGGTGATGTACACCGTCGCCGCATTCTGCATCGCCGCGGTGGGCTTCAACCTACCGAGCTCCACTGCCGCGCTGGCGCTGTTCGTGGTTGCCATGCTCAGCCTGGGAGCCGGCAATGGTGCGGTGTTCCAACTGGTGCCGCAGCGTTTCAACAAAGAAATTGGCGTGATGACCGGACTGGTCGGCATGGCCGGCGGTATCGGCGGCTTCCTGCTCACCGCCGGTCTCGGTGCGGTCAAGCAGTCCACCGGCGATTACCAGCTTGGCCTTTGGCTGTTTGCCAGCCTCGGCGTGCTTGCCTGGTTCGGCCTGTACGGCGTCAAGCGTCGCTGGCGCACCACCTGGGGCTCGGCTGCCGTGACCGCGGCGCGGGTGTGA
- a CDS encoding nitrate reductase, with amino-acid sequence MRMTTASTCCYCGVGCGVLIEHDGERILDVAGDPSHPANFGKLCSKGSTLHLTGDLDARALYPELRLGKGLARSRTDWDSALEHAANVFAETIREHGPDSVAFYVSGQLLTEDYYAFNKLARALVGTNNLDSNSRLCMSSAVVGYKRSLGADAPPCSYEDIELADCLLIAGSNMAYAHPVLFRRLEEAKAKRPEMTIIVIDPRRTDTSELADLHLAILPGTDVALFHGLLHILMWEGWIDRHFIDAHTEGFDALKSLVRDYTPAMVADLCGISVDDLQTCARLIGKPRARRSVASEGAARQKTARERSLHAVNEHPEPVFNAAAPSAAAPARHGAPSFLSLWCMGLNQSTAGSAKNSALINLHLATGQIGKPGAGPFSLTGQPNAMGGRETGSLSNLLPGHRDATNAEHRAEVAEYWGVEQLPAQPGLSAIELFEAVRAGKIKALWIACTNPAQSLPDQQKVHEALATCPFVLVQEAFFTTETCRHADLLLPAASWGEKEGTVTNSERRISHVRRAVPAPGEARADWAITCDFARRLERRLRPGEPSLFAFDNSEALFEEYKPLTAARDLDYSGLSYAVLDALGPQQWPFPPGSEQGTARLYGDGVFPTANGRARFIDEHYQAPKEKREARYPLTLNTGRLRDQWHGMSRTGTAARLFGHVEEALLGMNAEDMRRRRLLDGQLVKVKSRRGSLVVPVQKDDNLRAGQAFLPMHWGDRFLKGLGSNVLTLASVDPLSKQPELKHAGVEVEQVELPWQFFALVEGDVQRRFEALRPLFEAFDFASFSLGGRERSALLIRAARQSTPTAAELDAIDRLLSLEEGPVLAYDDPRRAVGKRVRIEEGRIVALRLAGETAARHWLRGLWESGSADAELRRWLLAPLSAPPGGATISTDRTLCNCMNVSQSKVRAGIERGLDLTGLKQELGCGTSCGSCIPEIKRLLASQPERALS; translated from the coding sequence ATGCGTATGACAACCGCCTCAACTTGCTGCTACTGCGGTGTCGGCTGTGGCGTGCTGATCGAACACGACGGCGAGCGCATCCTCGACGTGGCCGGCGACCCCAGCCATCCGGCCAATTTCGGCAAGCTATGCAGCAAAGGCTCGACCCTGCACCTGACCGGCGATCTCGACGCCCGCGCGCTCTACCCCGAGCTGCGCCTGGGCAAGGGCCTGGCCCGCAGCCGTACCGACTGGGACAGCGCCCTGGAGCATGCCGCCAACGTATTCGCCGAGACCATCCGCGAACACGGGCCGGACAGCGTGGCCTTCTATGTCTCCGGCCAGCTGCTGACCGAGGACTACTACGCCTTCAACAAGCTCGCCCGCGCGCTGGTCGGCACCAACAATCTGGATTCCAACTCGCGGCTGTGCATGTCCTCGGCGGTGGTCGGCTACAAGCGCAGCCTGGGCGCCGACGCCCCGCCCTGCTCCTACGAGGACATCGAGCTGGCCGACTGCCTGCTGATCGCCGGCAGCAACATGGCCTACGCACACCCGGTGCTGTTCCGCCGCCTGGAAGAAGCCAAGGCGAAGCGGCCGGAGATGACCATCATCGTCATCGACCCGCGGCGCACCGACACCAGCGAGCTGGCCGACCTGCACCTGGCGATCCTGCCGGGCACCGACGTCGCGCTGTTTCACGGCTTGCTGCATATCCTCATGTGGGAAGGCTGGATCGACCGCCATTTCATCGATGCTCATACCGAAGGCTTCGATGCGCTGAAAAGCCTGGTGCGCGACTACACCCCGGCCATGGTCGCCGACCTTTGCGGCATCTCTGTAGATGATCTGCAAACCTGCGCACGGCTGATTGGAAAACCCAGGGCGCGCAGGAGCGTCGCGAGCGAAGGTGCGGCAAGGCAAAAAACGGCGAGGGAGCGGAGTTTACATGCAGTAAATGAGCATCCCGAGCCGGTTTTTAACGCGGCCGCACCGAGTGCAGCAGCTCCTGCGCGTCATGGGGCGCCGAGCTTTCTAAGCCTGTGGTGCATGGGGCTGAATCAGTCCACCGCCGGCAGCGCGAAGAACAGCGCGCTGATCAATCTGCACCTCGCCACCGGACAGATCGGCAAGCCGGGCGCCGGGCCCTTCTCGCTGACCGGCCAGCCGAACGCCATGGGCGGACGCGAAACCGGCAGCCTGTCCAATCTGCTGCCCGGCCACCGCGACGCAACCAATGCCGAACACCGCGCCGAAGTGGCGGAGTACTGGGGCGTAGAGCAGCTGCCGGCGCAGCCCGGGCTGTCCGCCATCGAGCTGTTCGAGGCGGTGCGCGCCGGCAAGATCAAGGCGCTGTGGATCGCCTGCACCAACCCGGCTCAGTCGCTGCCGGACCAGCAGAAAGTCCATGAAGCGCTGGCCACCTGCCCCTTCGTCTTGGTGCAGGAAGCCTTTTTCACCACCGAAACCTGCCGCCACGCCGACCTGCTGCTGCCAGCCGCCAGTTGGGGCGAGAAGGAAGGCACCGTGACCAACTCCGAGCGCCGTATCAGCCACGTGCGCCGTGCCGTGCCAGCCCCAGGCGAGGCCCGTGCGGACTGGGCAATCACCTGCGATTTCGCCCGGCGCCTGGAGCGCCGCCTGCGCCCCGGCGAACCGAGTCTGTTCGCGTTCGATAACTCCGAAGCGCTGTTCGAGGAATACAAGCCGCTCACCGCCGCCCGCGATCTGGACTACAGCGGCCTGAGCTACGCCGTGCTCGATGCGCTCGGCCCGCAGCAATGGCCGTTCCCGCCGGGCAGCGAACAGGGCACCGCGCGGCTGTATGGCGACGGTGTGTTCCCAACTGCCAACGGCCGCGCGCGTTTCATCGACGAGCATTATCAGGCGCCGAAGGAAAAGCGCGAGGCGCGCTATCCGCTGACGCTCAATACCGGCAGGCTGCGTGATCAATGGCACGGCATGAGCCGCACCGGCACTGCGGCGCGGCTGTTCGGCCATGTCGAGGAAGCACTGCTCGGTATGAACGCTGAGGACATGCGCCGCCGGCGTCTGCTGGACGGCCAGTTGGTGAAGGTGAAAAGCCGCCGCGGCAGCCTGGTCGTCCCGGTGCAGAAGGATGACAACCTGCGCGCCGGCCAGGCCTTTCTGCCGATGCACTGGGGCGATCGCTTCCTCAAGGGGCTGGGCAGCAACGTCCTGACCCTGGCCAGCGTCGACCCCTTGTCGAAGCAGCCGGAACTCAAGCACGCCGGCGTCGAAGTGGAACAGGTCGAATTGCCGTGGCAGTTCTTTGCGCTGGTTGAAGGCGACGTACAGCGTCGCTTCGAGGCATTGCGGCCCCTGTTCGAGGCCTTCGACTTCGCCAGTTTCAGCCTCGGCGGTCGCGAACGCTCGGCACTGCTGATCCGCGCCGCCCGGCAGTCGACGCCAACGGCTGCTGAGCTGGACGCCATCGACCGGCTGCTCAGCCTCGAAGAAGGTCCGGTGCTGGCCTATGACGATCCGCGACGCGCGGTCGGCAAGCGCGTGCGCATCGAAGAGGGTCGCATCGTCGCCTTGCGCCTGGCCGGCGAAACCGCCGCCCGACACTGGCTGCGCGGACTCTGGGAAAGCGGCAGCGCCGACGCCGAACTGCGCCGCTGGTTGCTGGCGCCGCTCAGCGCCCCGCCAGGTGGCGCGACAATCAGCACTGACCGCACGTTGTGCAACTGCATGAACGTCAGCCAGAGCAAAGTCCGCGCAGGCATCGAGCGTGGGCTCGACCTCACTGGGCTCAAGCAGGAGCTGGGTTGTGGCACCAGCTGCGGCTCCTGCATTCCCGAAATCAAGCGCCTGCTGGCCAGCCAGCCGGAACGCGCACTTTCCTGA
- the nirB gene encoding nitrite reductase large subunit NirB, translating into MKKLKLVMIGNGMAGVRTLEELLKLTNELYDITVFGAEPHPNYNRILLSPVLAGEQQFEEIVLNDLNWYAENDIHLMLNRKVVKIDRVKRRVIADDGSEAEYDRLLIATGSNPFILPIPGKDLQGVIGYRDIADTQVMMETANTHKHAVVIGGGLLGLEAANGLKLRGMDVTVVHIGDWLMERQLDKTAGTLLQSALESRGLKFLLPKHTAELLDNGEGRVCAVKFKDGEVIPADLVVMAAGIRPNSQLAEQAGIPCNRGILVNDTLQTYDPRVYAVGECANHRGTAYGLVAPLFEQAKVCANHLAMLGFSRYLGSVTSTKLKVTGIDLFSAGDFIGGDGTETITLSDPIGGIYKKLVIKDDVLVGACLYGDTADGGWYFRQVREGQNVGQIRDHLMFGEGAIGDAGHQGQSKAMSMPDDMEVCGCNGVCKGTIVKAIQEHGLFSVDEVKKHTKAASSCGSCAGLVEQILINTVGGAADVKPKSEKAICGCSDLNHGQVRKAIREHHLTSIPAAMAFMDWRTPNGCATCRPALNYYLISTWPGEAKDDPQSRFINERAHANIQKDGTYSVIPRMWGGVTNAAELRRIADVADKYQVPMVKVTGGQRIDLLGIRKEDLPGVWKDLDMPSGHAYGKSIRTVKTCVGSEFCRFGTQNSTQMGIDLEHALFNMWSPHKVKLAVSGCPRNCAESGIKDVGIIGVDSGWELYIGGNGGIKTEAGEFFVKVKTADEVMEYSLAFLQLYREEAFYLERTVHYMQRVGMDHIKKAVLNDAERRKALHQRLLFSLSFEQDPWQEQLSKPQLKKEFDRIAVKQLENA; encoded by the coding sequence ATGAAGAAACTCAAACTGGTGATGATCGGCAACGGCATGGCCGGGGTGCGCACCCTGGAGGAACTGCTCAAGCTCACCAACGAGCTCTACGACATCACAGTGTTCGGCGCCGAACCACACCCGAACTACAACCGCATCCTGCTCTCCCCCGTGCTGGCCGGCGAACAGCAGTTCGAAGAGATCGTGCTCAACGATCTCAACTGGTACGCCGAGAACGACATCCACCTGATGCTCAACCGCAAGGTGGTGAAGATCGACCGCGTAAAACGCCGGGTGATCGCCGATGACGGCAGTGAGGCGGAATATGACCGCCTGCTCATTGCCACCGGCTCCAACCCGTTCATCCTGCCGATTCCAGGCAAGGACCTGCAGGGCGTAATCGGCTACCGCGACATCGCCGACACCCAGGTAATGATGGAAACCGCCAACACCCACAAACACGCAGTGGTCATCGGCGGCGGTCTGCTCGGCCTGGAAGCGGCGAATGGCCTGAAGCTGCGTGGCATGGACGTCACCGTGGTGCACATCGGCGACTGGCTGATGGAGCGCCAGCTGGACAAGACTGCCGGCACCCTGCTGCAGAGCGCGCTGGAAAGCCGCGGACTGAAGTTCCTGCTGCCCAAGCACACTGCCGAACTGCTCGACAACGGAGAAGGCCGGGTCTGCGCGGTCAAGTTCAAGGACGGTGAGGTGATCCCCGCCGACCTGGTGGTGATGGCCGCGGGCATCCGGCCCAACAGCCAGCTGGCCGAGCAGGCCGGCATCCCCTGCAACCGCGGCATTCTGGTCAACGACACCCTGCAGACCTATGACCCGAGGGTGTACGCTGTCGGCGAATGCGCAAACCATCGTGGCACCGCCTATGGCCTGGTCGCGCCGCTGTTCGAGCAGGCCAAGGTCTGCGCCAACCACCTGGCCATGCTCGGCTTCTCCCGCTACCTGGGTTCGGTGACCTCGACCAAGCTCAAGGTCACCGGTATCGACCTGTTCTCGGCGGGCGATTTCATCGGCGGCGACGGCACCGAAACCATCACCCTGTCCGACCCCATCGGCGGCATCTACAAGAAGCTGGTGATCAAGGACGACGTGCTGGTAGGCGCCTGCCTCTACGGCGACACCGCCGACGGCGGCTGGTACTTCCGCCAGGTGCGCGAGGGCCAGAACGTCGGCCAGATCCGCGACCATCTGATGTTCGGCGAAGGCGCCATCGGCGACGCTGGCCACCAGGGCCAGAGCAAGGCCATGTCGATGCCCGACGACATGGAAGTCTGCGGCTGCAACGGCGTGTGCAAGGGCACCATCGTCAAGGCGATCCAGGAACACGGGCTGTTCTCTGTGGATGAAGTGAAAAAGCACACCAAGGCTGCGAGTTCCTGCGGCTCCTGTGCCGGGCTGGTCGAGCAGATTCTGATCAACACCGTCGGCGGCGCGGCGGACGTCAAGCCGAAGAGCGAAAAAGCCATCTGCGGCTGCAGCGACCTCAACCATGGCCAGGTGCGCAAGGCCATCCGTGAGCACCACCTGACCAGCATTCCGGCGGCCATGGCCTTCATGGATTGGCGTACGCCCAACGGCTGCGCCACCTGCAGGCCGGCGCTGAACTACTACCTGATTTCTACCTGGCCGGGCGAAGCCAAGGACGACCCGCAGTCGCGTTTCATCAACGAGCGCGCCCACGCCAACATTCAGAAGGACGGCACCTACTCGGTAATCCCGCGGATGTGGGGCGGCGTCACCAATGCCGCCGAGCTGCGGCGCATCGCCGATGTGGCGGACAAGTATCAGGTGCCGATGGTCAAGGTCACCGGCGGCCAGCGCATCGACCTGCTCGGCATTCGCAAGGAAGACCTGCCGGGCGTCTGGAAAGACCTGGACATGCCTTCCGGTCACGCCTACGGCAAATCCATCCGCACCGTGAAGACCTGCGTCGGCAGCGAGTTCTGCCGCTTCGGCACGCAGAACTCGACGCAGATGGGCATCGATCTGGAACACGCGCTGTTCAACATGTGGTCGCCGCACAAGGTCAAGCTGGCCGTCTCCGGTTGCCCGCGCAACTGCGCCGAATCCGGCATCAAGGACGTCGGCATCATCGGCGTGGACTCCGGTTGGGAGCTGTACATCGGCGGCAACGGCGGCATCAAGACCGAGGCCGGCGAGTTCTTCGTCAAGGTGAAAACGGCCGATGAGGTCATGGAGTACAGCCTGGCGTTCCTGCAGCTCTACCGCGAAGAAGCCTTCTACCTCGAGCGCACCGTGCACTACATGCAGCGCGTCGGCATGGATCACATCAAGAAGGCCGTGTTGAACGACGCCGAGCGACGCAAGGCGCTGCACCAGCGACTGCTGTTCTCGCTCTCCTTCGAGCAGGACCCGTGGCAGGAACAGCTCTCCAAGCCGCAGCTGAAGAAGGAATTCGACCGCATCGCCGTCAAGCAGCTGGAAAACGCCTGA
- a CDS encoding 1-phosphofructokinase family hexose kinase: MPLIATLTLNPAMDLSVSTARVTSTEKLRCSLPRHDPGGGGINVARVVKTLGGKAVAVYPAGGPFGDLLQRSLDELGLVHRPVSIAGDTRESFTVDELESGLQYRFVLPGPTLSAQELQRCLDGLAALQPAPLFVVLSGSFPPGVGLSFYDELLALTRGIGARLVVDLSGEPLRYAARQGGTYLMKPSLDELSTLMSRAVTSETEQEQALRSLIVQGCAEIVVLSLGAEGALYACGDALQRLPSADVPVVSAVGAGDSMLGAIVLALAEGCSLQDAVRRGIAAGASTVMRPGTELCRREDVQRLLPTKESDSSRVG, from the coding sequence ATGCCTCTGATTGCGACCCTCACCCTCAATCCCGCGATGGATCTTTCCGTCAGCACCGCCCGGGTGACCAGTACCGAGAAGTTGCGTTGTTCGCTACCGCGTCATGATCCGGGCGGCGGCGGGATCAACGTGGCGCGAGTGGTAAAGACGCTGGGAGGCAAGGCGGTTGCCGTCTACCCGGCGGGCGGCCCATTCGGTGATCTGTTGCAACGTTCGCTGGACGAGCTGGGCCTGGTGCATCGCCCGGTCTCGATTGCTGGCGACACCCGCGAGAGCTTCACCGTCGATGAACTGGAGTCAGGCCTGCAATACCGCTTCGTGCTGCCTGGTCCGACGCTGTCCGCACAGGAACTGCAGCGCTGCCTCGACGGCTTGGCGGCACTGCAGCCCGCGCCGCTGTTCGTCGTGTTGAGTGGCAGCTTTCCGCCCGGCGTTGGCCTGAGTTTTTACGACGAGCTGCTGGCGCTTACCCGAGGTATCGGTGCCCGGCTGGTCGTCGATCTGTCCGGTGAGCCTTTGCGTTACGCAGCCCGGCAAGGCGGCACCTATTTGATGAAGCCGAGCCTCGATGAGTTGTCCACGCTGATGAGCCGCGCGGTCACCAGCGAAACCGAGCAGGAACAAGCCCTGCGCAGCCTGATCGTTCAGGGCTGTGCGGAAATTGTCGTGTTGTCGCTGGGTGCCGAAGGGGCGCTGTACGCCTGTGGCGATGCGCTGCAGCGGCTGCCATCGGCGGATGTCCCGGTGGTCAGCGCGGTTGGAGCGGGCGACAGCATGCTTGGTGCCATCGTGCTGGCACTGGCCGAAGGGTGCTCACTGCAGGACGCAGTACGCCGGGGCATCGCTGCCGGTGCCTCCACGGTGATGCGCCCGGGCACCGAGCTATGCCGTCGCGAGGATGTCCAGCGGTTACTGCCAACCAAGGAAAGCGACTCTAGTCGAGTCGGTTGA
- a CDS encoding ANTAR domain-containing response regulator — protein sequence MLRILLIDDTPRKIGRLKSALIEAGFEVIDESGLSIDLPERVEAICPDVVLIDTDSPGRDVLEQVVLVSRDQPRPIVMFTDDSDPGAMRQAIRAGVSAYIVEGIQAQRLKPILDVAMARFETDQAMRAQLQAREQQLAERKRIELAKGMLMKMRDCKEEEAYTLMRRQAMSRQQKLIQVAEQIIAMNELLGQ from the coding sequence ATGTTGCGCATCCTGCTGATCGACGACACCCCACGAAAGATCGGGCGCCTGAAAAGCGCGCTGATCGAGGCTGGCTTCGAAGTCATAGACGAGTCCGGCTTGAGCATAGACCTGCCCGAGCGCGTCGAGGCAATCTGCCCTGACGTGGTGCTGATCGATACCGATTCCCCCGGCCGCGATGTGCTGGAGCAAGTGGTGCTGGTAAGCCGCGACCAGCCACGGCCGATCGTCATGTTCACCGACGACAGCGACCCAGGTGCCATGCGCCAGGCCATCCGCGCTGGCGTCAGCGCCTACATCGTCGAAGGCATCCAGGCCCAGCGGCTCAAGCCGATCCTCGATGTGGCAATGGCGCGCTTCGAGACCGACCAGGCGATGCGTGCGCAATTGCAGGCCCGCGAGCAGCAGCTGGCTGAACGTAAACGCATTGAACTGGCCAAGGGGATGTTGATGAAGATGCGCGACTGCAAGGAGGAAGAGGCCTATACGCTGATGCGCCGCCAGGCGATGAGCCGGCAACAGAAACTGATCCAGGTCGCCGAACAGATCATCGCCATGAACGAGCTGCTCGGGCAGTAG
- a CDS encoding thioesterase family protein gives MARLNLQFPEDQYCFSTQLTVRITDINAGNHLANDSMISMISEARARFLFAYGVAETRQDGAGIIVTDLATTYKAEAHARDALLFEVGVMDFNKYGGDIIFRITRPADGTLIAMAKSGFVFYDYSQSRVVAMPEAFAGKFPRVNRLD, from the coding sequence ATGGCGCGCCTGAATCTACAGTTCCCGGAAGACCAGTACTGCTTCTCCACCCAGCTCACCGTACGAATCACCGACATCAACGCCGGCAACCATCTGGCCAACGACTCGATGATTTCAATGATCTCCGAGGCGCGGGCGCGCTTTCTATTTGCCTATGGCGTGGCCGAAACCCGCCAGGACGGAGCCGGGATCATCGTCACCGACCTGGCCACGACCTATAAAGCCGAGGCCCATGCCCGTGACGCGCTGCTGTTCGAAGTCGGCGTGATGGATTTCAACAAGTACGGCGGAGACATCATCTTCCGCATCACCCGTCCCGCCGACGGCACGCTGATCGCCATGGCCAAGTCCGGTTTCGTCTTCTACGACTATTCCCAAAGCCGCGTCGTCGCCATGCCCGAGGCGTTCGCTGGCAAGTTTCCGCGGGTCAACCGACTCGACTAG
- a CDS encoding bifunctional protein-serine/threonine kinase/phosphatase: MPLRLSYGEASAAGPRPENQDAIRIVTPAPGLATGKGYLFALADGVSQCADGGLAARASLQALAFDYYATPETWAVAQSLDRVLVAHNRWLQANGGSQPLLTTLTALVLRGRRFTLAHVGDCRAYRWNGSLLERLSEDHVWEQSGMQHVLKRALGLDQHLVVDYLDGELHEGESYLLLSDGVWSCVTERDITHILRDQPDLSAAAQALVNLAHQSGSQDNASALLLRVDALPEAVLADALAQLDHWPLPPKLRPGQLFEGWQMQALLHESRQSLIYRVQDAQGQAWLLKTLPPSRQDEADAGPALLQEEWFMRRVAGRNFAELHPLPARQHLYYVQREYRGSTLARRLERDGPLPLADLLQVASRLIRAVGMLHRRNILHRDIKPENLLLGEDGELRILDFGLAFCPGLSRDLPNHLPGTPSFIAPEAFTGAEPSTAQDLYATGVTLYFLLTGHYPYGEIEAFQRPRFGNPTPVSRYRPDVPTWLEESLSRAVAAEPRQRFETAEQWLLELEQGEQRSANLHPLPLLEREPLKVWRGMALLSLLLNLLLVVLLIKGA; this comes from the coding sequence ATGCCCCTGCGATTGAGCTATGGCGAAGCCAGCGCTGCCGGACCGCGCCCAGAAAACCAGGACGCAATACGTATCGTCACCCCGGCACCCGGACTGGCGACCGGCAAGGGCTACCTGTTCGCCCTGGCCGATGGCGTCAGCCAGTGCGCTGATGGCGGGCTGGCGGCGCGCGCATCTTTGCAGGCGCTGGCGTTCGACTACTACGCGACGCCCGAAACCTGGGCCGTCGCGCAATCGCTGGACCGCGTTCTGGTCGCGCATAACCGTTGGCTGCAGGCCAACGGTGGCAGCCAGCCGCTGCTGACCACCCTCACCGCGCTGGTGCTGCGCGGTCGACGCTTTACCCTGGCCCACGTCGGCGACTGTCGCGCCTATCGCTGGAATGGCTCGTTGCTCGAGCGGCTCAGCGAAGACCATGTCTGGGAACAATCGGGCATGCAGCACGTGCTCAAGCGCGCGCTGGGGCTGGATCAGCACCTGGTGGTGGACTACCTCGACGGCGAGTTGCACGAAGGCGAAAGCTACCTGTTGCTGAGCGACGGTGTCTGGTCATGCGTCACCGAGCGCGACATCACCCATATCCTGCGCGATCAGCCTGACCTCAGCGCCGCGGCACAGGCGCTGGTCAATCTGGCACATCAGAGCGGCAGCCAGGACAACGCCAGTGCCTTGCTGCTGCGCGTTGACGCGCTTCCCGAAGCGGTGCTGGCCGACGCCCTGGCGCAGCTCGATCATTGGCCGCTGCCACCGAAGCTACGTCCCGGCCAGCTGTTCGAAGGCTGGCAGATGCAAGCGCTGCTGCATGAGTCAAGGCAATCCTTGATCTACCGTGTTCAGGACGCTCAGGGCCAGGCCTGGCTACTGAAGACGCTGCCGCCCAGTCGGCAGGATGAAGCTGACGCCGGGCCTGCGCTGTTACAGGAAGAATGGTTCATGCGTCGGGTTGCCGGGCGCAACTTCGCCGAACTGCACCCGCTGCCAGCACGGCAACACCTCTATTACGTGCAGCGCGAATACAGGGGGTCGACCCTCGCACGACGCTTGGAGCGGGACGGCCCGCTGCCCCTGGCCGATCTGCTGCAGGTCGCGTCCCGGCTGATCCGCGCGGTCGGCATGCTGCATCGGCGCAACATCCTGCACCGCGACATCAAACCGGAAAATCTGCTGCTGGGCGAAGACGGCGAGCTGCGCATCCTGGATTTCGGCCTGGCGTTCTGCCCTGGGTTGTCTCGCGACCTACCCAATCACCTGCCGGGCACACCAAGTTTCATCGCGCCCGAAGCATTCACTGGCGCTGAACCCAGTACGGCGCAGGATCTCTACGCCACTGGCGTAACGCTCTATTTCCTGCTGACGGGGCACTATCCCTACGGCGAGATCGAAGCCTTTCAGCGTCCGCGCTTCGGCAACCCGACACCGGTCAGCCGCTATCGCCCGGACGTGCCGACCTGGCTGGAGGAAAGCCTGAGCCGAGCAGTGGCGGCCGAACCGCGCCAACGCTTCGAAACCGCCGAGCAATGGCTGCTGGAACTGGAACAGGGCGAACAGCGCAGCGCCAACCTGCATCCACTTCCGCTGCTCGAACGTGAACCGCTTAAGGTCTGGCGCGGCATGGCATTGCTGTCGCTGTTGCTCAACCTGCTGCTGGTGGTGTTGCTGATAAAAGGCGCGTGA